In the Elstera cyanobacteriorum genome, one interval contains:
- a CDS encoding sugar 3,4-ketoisomerase, whose product MTAPSPLTPTPAPLADLTQIQRITFPQFPAPGRVLTIYESGAALPIPVARVFTVASDEADTMGGGHAHRWCSQVLVCLQGEVEFVGRDHLGGEVRHRLADPRDAVLMPPTIWGEQYYRQTPALLMVFCDYPFDAADYIRDFETFRAYRASLAAGQ is encoded by the coding sequence ATGACCGCACCGTCCCCCCTGACGCCGACGCCTGCGCCCTTGGCGGATCTAACGCAGATCCAGCGCATCACTTTTCCGCAGTTCCCGGCCCCGGGGCGGGTGCTGACGATTTACGAAAGCGGCGCCGCGCTGCCGATCCCCGTGGCGCGGGTCTTTACCGTCGCGTCGGACGAAGCCGATACGATGGGCGGCGGCCATGCGCATCGCTGGTGCTCGCAAGTGCTGGTCTGCTTGCAGGGGGAGGTGGAGTTCGTTGGGCGGGATCACCTCGGTGGCGAAGTCCGGCATCGGTTGGCCGATCCGCGCGACGCGGTGCTGATGCCGCCGACGATCTGGGGCGAGCAATATTATCGCCAGACCCCGGCGCTGCTGATGGTCTTTTGCGACTATCCGTTCGACGCGGCGGATTATATCCGTGATTTTGAAACCTTCCGGGCCTATCGCGCCAGTCTGGCCGCAGGGCAATAG
- a CDS encoding class I SAM-dependent methyltransferase produces MEAAEYGRMAAIEDRFWWFQALRRNMAGWLPPPGVAPLRLLDAGAGTGGWLKYLAEHRPDIAATGLEFDGSAAVWAVQRCGRPLVQGTINHLPFADGAFEVATSSDVLCHAGVDEAGALAELRRVLAPGGRLLLSLPAYDWLLSEHDRAVHNSRRYTETRLRTVLSGVGFRVQRCTYWNTLLFPLMVAKRKLWPSQGSDVEPMPPMIDAGFAWLTEAESRWLRAGGSLPFGGSILCEAVRDE; encoded by the coding sequence GTGGAAGCCGCAGAATATGGGCGGATGGCGGCCATTGAGGACCGGTTCTGGTGGTTCCAGGCGCTGCGGCGGAATATGGCAGGCTGGCTGCCGCCGCCAGGGGTGGCCCCGCTGCGCCTGCTAGATGCCGGGGCGGGCACGGGCGGCTGGCTGAAATATCTCGCGGAGCATCGCCCGGACATTGCCGCGACGGGGCTAGAGTTCGACGGGTCTGCCGCCGTTTGGGCGGTGCAGCGGTGCGGGCGGCCCCTCGTGCAAGGCACGATCAATCATCTGCCGTTTGCCGATGGTGCTTTTGAGGTCGCCACCTCGTCGGACGTTCTGTGTCATGCGGGGGTGGACGAGGCCGGGGCGCTGGCCGAGTTGCGCCGAGTGTTGGCGCCGGGCGGGCGGCTGCTGTTGTCCTTGCCCGCCTATGATTGGCTTTTGTCAGAGCACGACCGCGCCGTCCATAATTCCCGCCGCTACACGGAAACCCGATTGCGGACCGTGCTGAGCGGCGTTGGGTTCCGGGTGCAGCGTTGCACCTATTGGAACACGCTGCTGTTTCCGCTAATGGTCGCCAAGCGCAAACTATGGCCGAGCCAGGGTAGCGATGTGGAGCCGATGCCGCCGATGATCGACGCGGGCTTCGCTTGGCTGACCGAGGCGGAAAGCCGATGGCTGCGCGCCGGGGGCAGTTTGCCCTTCGGGGGGTCGATTTTATGCGAGGCGGTTCGGGATGAGTGA
- a CDS encoding RluA family pseudouridine synthase, giving the protein MTGLADRVLFRDGRVIILDKPAGLACHPGPQTRESVETYLPDLTFGIRELPRLAHRLDRDTAGCLVLARTARAARQVARLFSAHHVRKTYWAVVHGVPDQTEGRIDAPLLKLSTAADGWRMIVDPKGQPAQTDWRCLGTAEGLAWLEFTPLTGRTHQIRVHAAHLGLPLVGDPVYGNGDGERMQLLARAIHLLLGETPVAAQAPAPPHMRPWLSRCGYSGN; this is encoded by the coding sequence GTGACGGGGCTTGCTGACCGGGTGCTGTTCCGTGACGGGCGGGTGATTATCCTCGATAAGCCCGCCGGTCTCGCCTGCCATCCCGGCCCGCAAACGCGGGAGAGCGTCGAAACCTATCTTCCCGATCTGACGTTCGGGATCAGGGAGTTGCCGCGCCTTGCCCATCGCCTCGACCGCGATACGGCGGGCTGCCTCGTGTTGGCGCGGACAGCGCGGGCGGCGCGGCAGGTGGCGCGGCTGTTTTCGGCGCATCACGTGCGCAAAACCTATTGGGCTGTCGTGCATGGCGTGCCCGATCAGACCGAGGGGCGGATCGACGCGCCGCTGTTGAAACTATCCACTGCGGCGGACGGCTGGCGCATGATCGTCGATCCCAAAGGCCAACCCGCGCAGACCGATTGGCGCTGCCTTGGTACGGCGGAGGGGCTTGCGTGGCTGGAGTTTACGCCACTGACGGGGCGGACTCATCAGATCCGCGTTCACGCGGCGCACCTTGGCCTGCCCCTGGTTGGCGACCCGGTCTATGGGAACGGTGATGGTGAGCGCATGCAGCTTCTCGCCCGGGCGATCCATCTGCTGCTCGGCGAGACCCCCGTTGCGGCCCAGGCTCCCGCACCGCCCCATATGCGCCCTTGGCTTAGCCGGTGTGGCTATAGCGGCAATTGA
- a CDS encoding glycosyltransferase family 2 protein: MSEAAPGLSIVVPVYNGAATVGRLVEALSGLSVDGGLEIVLVYDGSPDNSLAVCRALAEIATVPVTVVEHSRNYGEHNAVMTGFRHARGAYIITMDDDLQNPPEEVVRLYDACRLGGHEVVYTFYETKQHDSWRNLGSRFNGWVADKLLDKPKGLYLCSFRCLSAFVAEAVTAYEGPFVYVDGLILQVTQKIGTLQVRHLARAEGQSNYTLRRLINLWLAMALNFSVLPLRFATLAGAVTGGLGVLGLLAVLIEGLFGHPPEGWASIAAIVLTLGGLQLLMLGIVGEYVGRLFLTVNKRPQGVVKSVTRGGPGA, from the coding sequence ATGAGTGAGGCAGCGCCGGGATTAAGCATCGTCGTGCCGGTCTATAATGGCGCGGCCACGGTCGGGCGGCTGGTGGAGGCTCTGTCGGGCCTGTCGGTCGACGGCGGGCTTGAAATCGTGCTGGTCTATGACGGCAGCCCGGACAATAGCCTTGCTGTGTGCCGCGCCCTTGCCGAAATCGCGACTGTGCCGGTAACGGTGGTCGAGCATAGCCGGAACTATGGCGAGCATAATGCCGTCATGACCGGCTTCCGCCACGCGCGCGGGGCTTACATCATCACGATGGATGATGATCTGCAGAACCCGCCCGAAGAAGTGGTGCGGCTCTATGATGCATGCCGCTTGGGGGGGCATGAGGTCGTTTATACCTTCTACGAAACCAAGCAGCACGATAGCTGGCGCAACCTCGGCAGTCGCTTCAATGGCTGGGTGGCGGATAAGCTGCTGGATAAGCCGAAGGGCCTATATCTTTGCTCCTTCCGCTGCCTCTCGGCCTTTGTGGCCGAGGCGGTGACAGCTTACGAGGGGCCGTTCGTCTATGTCGATGGTCTGATCCTGCAAGTCACCCAGAAGATCGGCACCCTGCAGGTCCGGCATTTGGCGCGGGCGGAGGGGCAGAGCAATTATACCCTGCGCCGCTTGATCAACCTCTGGCTGGCGATGGCGCTGAATTTCTCCGTTCTGCCACTGCGCTTCGCCACCCTGGCAGGGGCGGTGACGGGTGGGCTGGGCGTCCTTGGGCTGCTCGCCGTGCTGATCGAAGGGCTGTTCGGTCACCCGCCGGAAGGCTGGGCGTCGATTGCCGCCATCGTTCTCACCCTCGGCGGTTTACAGCTTCTGATGCTGGGGATCGTTGGCGAATATGTCGGGCGGCTATTCTTGACCGTTAACAAGCGCCCGCAAGGGGTGGTGAAATCCGTGACGCGCGGCGGCCCCGGCGCGTGA